One Synergistaceae bacterium genomic window carries:
- a CDS encoding HU family DNA-binding protein has product MTKAELVGTIAEKRHETKKDIAPIVEEVFASIADSLGKGEKCTFVGFGVFEVKDRAAREGRNPQDPSIIVKIPAKKVPTFRPGKELKEKVRAAKIKKKK; this is encoded by the coding sequence ATGACAAAAGCGGAACTTGTTGGAACTATTGCTGAGAAACGTCATGAAACGAAGAAAGATATCGCCCCTATCGTTGAAGAGGTTTTCGCTTCTATCGCAGATTCTCTAGGTAAAGGAGAAAAATGCACATTTGTCGGCTTCGGAGTTTTTGAAGTGAAAGATCGCGCGGCTCGTGAGGGGAGAAACCCCCAGGACCCATCAATAATCGTCAAGATTCCAGCTAAGAAAGTTCCTACTTTCCGGCCCGGAAAAGAATTGAAAGAGAAAGTCCGAGCGGCGAAAATCAAAAAGAAGAAATAG
- a CDS encoding recombinase family protein, whose amino-acid sequence MSDIEIRIPVGSVLLDKFRKISEATGFSDLELFQKWITQEESNLHVLRHYVDQLNEMPQRLQTRPQQKSSPVQENLETQEESTKDDKKLDYRQFILQRIQSMRQEGMTFSKISAQFNEEGVVTISGVGKWYPSTISQLLAAL is encoded by the coding sequence GTGAGCGATATTGAAATACGGATTCCTGTGGGTAGCGTTCTATTGGACAAGTTCCGAAAAATTTCGGAGGCAACGGGCTTTTCCGATCTAGAACTCTTTCAGAAATGGATTACTCAAGAAGAAAGCAATCTTCATGTTTTGCGGCATTATGTTGATCAATTGAACGAGATGCCGCAACGGTTACAAACTCGGCCTCAACAAAAATCGTCGCCGGTCCAGGAAAATCTGGAAACTCAGGAAGAATCTACAAAGGACGATAAGAAGTTGGATTATCGCCAGTTCATCTTGCAAAGAATCCAAAGCATGAGGCAAGAGGGAATGACCTTCTCGAAAATATCGGCTCAGTTCAACGAAGAAGGTGTCGTAACAATCTCCGGGGTGGGTAAATGGTATCCTAGCACTATCTCCCAGCTTTTGGCAGCATTGTAG